From one Neofelis nebulosa isolate mNeoNeb1 chromosome 4, mNeoNeb1.pri, whole genome shotgun sequence genomic stretch:
- the CLEC2L gene encoding C-type lectin domain family 2 member L, translating into MEPAREPPARTRPPPPPAARPAPAPAAPRPRSPAEAEGRGPEGLLRRSGSGYEGSTSWKAALEDTTTRLLLGAIAVLLFAILVVMSILASKGCIKCEAPCPEDWLLYGRKCYFFSEEPRDWNTGRQHCHTHDAVLAVIQSQKELEFMFKFTRREPWIGLRRVGDEFHWVNGDPFDPDTFPISGLGECVFVEPTRLVSTECLMTRPWVCSKMAYT; encoded by the exons ATGGAGCCGGCCCGGGAGCCCCCCGCGCGGacccggccgccgccgccccccgccgcccgccccgcgcccgcccccgcAGCGCCCAGGCCGCGCTCGCCGGCGGAGGCGGAGGGCCGCGGACCCGAGGGGCTGCTGCGGCGATCGGGGTCGGGCTATGAGGGCAGCACCAGCTGGAAGGCGGCTTTGGAGG acACCACCACACGTCTCCTGCTGGGGGCCATCGCAGTCCTTCTGTTCGCTATCCTGGTGGTGATGAGCATCTTGG CTTCCAAGGGCTGTATCAAGTGCGAAGCGCCCTGCCCAGAGGACTGGCTGCTCTACGGAAGGAAATGCTACTTCTTTTCTGAGGAGCCGAGAGACTGGAACACGGGCAGGCAGCATTGCCATACTCACGATGCTGTGCTGGCTGTGATTCAGAGCCAGAAGGAGCTG GAGTTTATGTTCAAGTTCACGCGGAGGGAGCCCTGGATTGGCCTGCGCAGAGTGGGGGACGAATTCCACTGGGTCAACGGGGACCCGTTTGACCCGGACAC ATTCCCGATCTCGGGCCTGGGAGAGTGCGTCTTCGTGGAGCCCACCAGGCTGGTGTCGACGGAGTGTCTTATGACCCGGCCCTGGGTGTGCAGCAAGATGGCCTACACATGA